A genomic region of Rhizobium sp. NXC24 contains the following coding sequences:
- a CDS encoding sugar phosphate isomerase/epimerase → MKTIKGPGLFLGQFAGDAAPFNSWDSITKWAADAGYVGVQVPTWAGQLIDLKKAASSKDYCDEFAGVARANGVEVTELSTHLQGQLVAVHPAYDEAFDGFAAPEVRGNPKARQEWAVEQVKMALSASKHLGIKAHATFSGALAWPFLYPWPQRPAGLVETAFDELARRWTPILDHADSCGVDVAYEIHPGEDLHDGVTFEMFLERVGNHPRANMLYDPSHYVLQCLDYLDHLDIYKDRIKMFHVKDAEFNPTGRQGVYGGYQSWVNRAGRFRSPGDGQVDFGSIFSKLTANDFDGWAVVEWECCLKHPEDGAREGAEFVKSHIIRVTEKAFDDFAGSGTDQAANRRMLGL, encoded by the coding sequence ATGAAGACGATCAAGGGTCCAGGCCTGTTTCTTGGCCAGTTCGCCGGTGACGCGGCGCCGTTCAACTCGTGGGATTCGATCACGAAATGGGCTGCCGACGCCGGCTATGTCGGCGTGCAGGTGCCGACCTGGGCAGGCCAGCTCATCGACCTGAAGAAGGCGGCCTCCTCCAAGGACTATTGCGACGAATTCGCCGGCGTCGCCCGCGCCAACGGTGTCGAAGTCACCGAGCTCTCCACCCATCTGCAGGGCCAGCTCGTCGCCGTGCATCCGGCCTATGACGAGGCTTTCGACGGCTTTGCAGCGCCGGAAGTGCGGGGCAATCCCAAGGCTCGCCAGGAATGGGCGGTCGAGCAGGTGAAGATGGCGCTGTCGGCTTCCAAGCATCTCGGCATCAAGGCGCATGCGACCTTCTCCGGCGCGCTCGCCTGGCCGTTCCTCTATCCCTGGCCGCAGCGTCCGGCCGGGCTGGTCGAAACCGCCTTCGACGAACTCGCCCGCCGCTGGACGCCGATCCTCGACCATGCCGATTCCTGCGGCGTCGATGTCGCCTACGAAATCCATCCCGGTGAAGACCTGCATGACGGCGTCACCTTCGAGATGTTCCTGGAACGCGTCGGCAACCATCCGCGTGCCAACATGCTCTACGACCCATCGCACTATGTCCTGCAGTGCCTCGACTATCTCGACCACCTCGACATCTACAAGGACCGCATCAAGATGTTCCACGTCAAGGATGCGGAGTTCAATCCGACCGGACGTCAGGGCGTCTATGGCGGCTATCAGAGCTGGGTCAACCGCGCTGGCCGCTTCCGTTCACCGGGCGATGGCCAAGTCGATTTCGGCTCGATCTTCTCGAAGCTGACCGCCAATGATTTCGACGGCTGGGCCGTGGTCGAGTGGGAATGCTGCCTCAAGCATCCGGAAGACGGCGCACGCGAAGGTGCCGAATTCGTCAAGTCGCACATCATCCGCGTCACCGAAAAGGCGTTCGACGACTTTGCCGGCAGCGGCACGGATCAGGCGGCCAACCGGCGCATGCTGGGGCTTTAG
- a CDS encoding substrate-binding domain-containing protein produces the protein MRKRLFGLAVALVALASAVHAEDKKVTIGVSIPAADHGWTSGVVFHAERVAKLLMAEHPGLNVIVKTSPDAASQANAVQDLETQGIDALVILPSDPDPLVNAIKEVKDKGKFVALVDRAPSNNDNSVRDLYVAGNNPALGQTAGEYIKANTPNAQVVVIRGLPIPIDQQRQDGFDKGIAGSNVKVLDRQYGNWNRDDAFKVMQDYLTKFPKIDVVWCQDDDMAVGVLQAIDQAKRTDIQYIIAGAGSKDMVKKVMDGDKLIPVDVLYPPAMVGTAMELTAANFYDQVPVRGNYILDATLVTKDNAKDFYFPDSPF, from the coding sequence ATGCGTAAAAGACTATTTGGTCTGGCCGTCGCGCTGGTGGCTCTGGCCAGTGCGGTTCATGCCGAGGACAAAAAGGTCACCATCGGCGTTTCCATTCCGGCGGCGGACCATGGCTGGACCTCCGGCGTCGTCTTCCATGCCGAACGCGTCGCCAAACTCTTGATGGCCGAACATCCGGGGCTGAATGTCATTGTCAAGACCTCGCCCGACGCCGCAAGCCAGGCAAATGCGGTACAGGACCTTGAGACTCAGGGCATCGACGCTCTCGTGATCCTGCCGTCGGATCCAGATCCGCTGGTCAATGCGATCAAGGAAGTCAAGGACAAGGGCAAGTTCGTTGCTCTCGTCGACCGCGCGCCGAGCAACAACGACAATTCCGTCCGCGACCTCTATGTTGCGGGCAACAATCCTGCTCTCGGCCAGACGGCGGGCGAGTATATCAAGGCCAATACACCGAATGCTCAGGTCGTCGTCATCCGTGGTCTGCCGATCCCGATCGACCAGCAGCGTCAGGACGGTTTCGACAAGGGCATTGCCGGCTCCAACGTCAAGGTTCTCGACCGGCAGTACGGCAACTGGAACCGCGACGACGCCTTCAAGGTCATGCAGGATTATCTGACGAAGTTCCCGAAGATCGATGTCGTCTGGTGCCAGGATGACGATATGGCTGTCGGCGTGCTGCAGGCGATCGACCAGGCCAAGCGTACCGACATCCAGTACATTATCGCCGGCGCTGGTTCCAAGGACATGGTCAAGAAGGTCATGGACGGCGACAAGCTGATCCCGGTCGATGTGCTCTATCCGCCGGCAATGGTCGGGACGGCCATGGAACTGACGGCCGCCAACTTCTACGATCAGGTTCCGGTTCGCGGCAACTATATCCTGGACGCGACCTTGGTCACCAAGGACAATGCCAAGGATTTCTACTTCCCCGACTCGCCGTTCTGA
- a CDS encoding ABC transporter permease, with protein sequence MSVGEDSSGKTGRRGRSWRDVDLRAVAPFAALVLLLIVGALVNPNFIGITNLTNVATRCAYIAIIAVGATFVISAGDLDLSVGAMVAFVASLMILLMNSGVIADPGLMLAAAVLFSIVAGLLCGLANGLITTMGKIEPFIATLGTMGVYRGLTTWLSQGGAITLRPANLQALYKPAYYGSVLGVPVPIVVIIVVTCIAAFILYRTRYGRHVIAVGSSRDVARYSGVAVNRVRTIAFVIQGLCVAIAVLLYVPRLGSTSATTGSLWELQAITAVVVGGTALKGGAGRVWGTVCGAFILELVGNIMLLSNFISEYLLSAIQGAIIIIAMLVQRSLARKQQ encoded by the coding sequence ATGAGCGTGGGCGAAGACAGCAGCGGCAAGACCGGTCGGCGAGGGCGTTCCTGGCGTGATGTCGATCTCAGGGCCGTGGCACCGTTTGCAGCGCTGGTGCTGCTTCTGATCGTAGGCGCACTGGTCAACCCGAACTTCATCGGCATTACCAATCTCACCAATGTCGCGACGCGATGCGCCTATATTGCGATTATCGCGGTCGGTGCCACCTTCGTCATCTCGGCGGGCGATCTCGATCTGTCCGTTGGCGCTATGGTCGCCTTCGTCGCAAGCCTGATGATCCTCTTGATGAACTCCGGTGTCATCGCCGATCCTGGCCTGATGTTGGCGGCGGCCGTGTTGTTCTCGATCGTCGCCGGCCTCCTGTGCGGCTTGGCCAATGGTCTGATCACGACCATGGGTAAGATTGAGCCGTTCATTGCGACGCTTGGCACGATGGGTGTCTACCGAGGCTTGACGACTTGGCTGTCGCAGGGCGGCGCGATCACCTTGCGCCCGGCGAACCTGCAGGCGCTGTACAAGCCCGCTTATTACGGCTCCGTGCTCGGTGTGCCGGTGCCGATCGTCGTCATCATTGTCGTTACCTGCATCGCGGCCTTCATTCTTTATCGCACCCGTTACGGGCGGCATGTCATCGCCGTCGGCTCCAGCCGCGACGTTGCGCGTTATTCCGGCGTGGCGGTCAATCGCGTGCGCACCATCGCCTTCGTCATCCAGGGCCTGTGTGTGGCGATCGCCGTGCTTCTCTACGTGCCGCGGCTTGGTTCGACATCGGCGACGACGGGTAGCTTGTGGGAGCTGCAGGCAATCACGGCCGTCGTCGTCGGCGGCACGGCGCTGAAGGGCGGCGCGGGCAGGGTATGGGGTACCGTTTGCGGAGCCTTCATCCTCGAGCTGGTCGGCAACATCATGCTGCTTTCCAATTTCATCAGCGAGTATTTGCTCAGCGCTATCCAGGGCGCGATCATCATCATCGCCATGCTCGTCCAGCGCTCGCTTGCTCGCAAACAGCAATAA
- a CDS encoding sugar ABC transporter ATP-binding protein → MSSETVDGAVVLSARRISKSFSGVQVLFSVNFDLRAGEIHALMGENGAGKSTLVKVLSGFEQPSSGEILLDGEPVKLPPNGGAEALGIVIIHQEFNLAEHLTVTESLFLGREVTRFGVLDRKYMRAETRRVLDLLGSHVDENALIGTLSIADKQMVEIAKAISRDARIVFMDEPTAVLSREETNFLFKQVRKLRDQGTSFVFVSHKLDEVMELTDRVTVLRDGQWVKTSQTSLLDGESIAQLMVGRELSSLYPAKNEPDVDEKVVLSVSSLSTGYVHDASFELRKGEILGFSGMIGSGRTELMEAIVGLRSRAAGEVVANGQTVPPHDVHAAIDAGLAYMTKDRKSKGLLLNSGMAVNLTLQSLDRHGKFGYLSASSEASALTRARRRFDIRVRDGNIVAGRMSGGNQQKLLLAKVMETDPQIIIIDEPTRGIDVGTKQQIYHFISALARDGHSIIVVSSEMPEVIGLCTRIAVMREGRIVGMLEGDEISEQEIMRYAAGLKKKTAA, encoded by the coding sequence ATGAGTTCGGAGACCGTCGACGGCGCGGTGGTGCTGTCCGCGAGGCGAATTTCCAAGTCCTTCAGCGGCGTGCAGGTGCTGTTCAGCGTCAATTTCGATCTTCGGGCCGGCGAAATCCATGCGCTCATGGGGGAGAACGGCGCCGGCAAGTCGACGCTCGTGAAAGTCCTCTCCGGTTTCGAGCAGCCAAGCTCCGGCGAGATCCTGCTTGACGGTGAGCCGGTGAAGCTGCCGCCCAACGGTGGCGCCGAAGCGCTCGGCATTGTCATCATCCACCAGGAATTCAATCTAGCCGAACATCTGACTGTGACCGAAAGCCTGTTTCTCGGTCGCGAAGTCACGCGTTTTGGTGTGCTTGATCGCAAATATATGCGCGCCGAAACGCGGCGTGTCCTCGATCTCCTCGGTTCGCATGTCGACGAGAATGCGCTGATCGGCACGCTTTCCATCGCCGACAAGCAGATGGTGGAGATCGCCAAGGCGATCAGCCGGGATGCGAGGATCGTCTTCATGGACGAGCCGACCGCCGTCTTGTCTCGGGAGGAGACCAACTTCCTGTTCAAGCAGGTGCGCAAGCTTAGGGACCAGGGAACAAGCTTCGTGTTCGTGTCGCACAAGCTCGACGAAGTCATGGAGCTGACGGACCGCGTCACGGTCCTGCGCGACGGCCAGTGGGTGAAGACATCGCAAACCTCGCTGCTCGACGGCGAATCGATTGCCCAGTTGATGGTCGGGCGTGAGCTTTCCAGCCTCTATCCGGCCAAGAACGAGCCGGATGTCGACGAGAAAGTCGTGCTCAGTGTCAGCTCGCTTTCGACCGGCTACGTTCACGATGCGAGCTTCGAGCTGCGCAAGGGCGAGATATTGGGCTTTTCCGGTATGATCGGCTCGGGCCGGACGGAGCTGATGGAAGCGATCGTCGGCCTGCGCTCACGCGCCGCCGGTGAGGTCGTTGCCAATGGCCAAACGGTGCCGCCGCATGACGTGCATGCGGCCATCGATGCCGGGCTTGCCTATATGACCAAGGACCGGAAGTCCAAGGGTCTCCTTCTGAATTCCGGCATGGCCGTCAACCTGACCCTCCAATCCTTGGATCGGCACGGCAAGTTCGGTTATCTCAGCGCCTCCAGCGAGGCCAGTGCGCTGACGCGGGCGCGCCGGCGCTTCGACATCCGGGTTCGCGACGGAAATATCGTTGCCGGCCGCATGTCCGGCGGCAATCAGCAGAAATTGCTTCTGGCCAAGGTCATGGAAACCGACCCGCAGATCATCATCATCGACGAGCCGACACGCGGTATCGATGTCGGCACGAAGCAGCAGATCTATCACTTCATTTCGGCACTGGCCCGCGATGGCCATTCGATCATCGTGGTCTCCTCGGAAATGCCCGAGGTCATCGGGCTGTGCACGCGGATCGCGGTGATGCGCGAGGGCCGGATCGTCGGCATGCTTGAAGGCGACGAGATCTCCGAGCAGGAAATCATGCGTTATGCGGCGGGCCTGAAGAAAAAGACCGCTGCCTGA
- a CDS encoding LacI family DNA-binding transcriptional regulator: MSNSTPATIEDVARIANVSIATVSRAIHMPEKVANSTRLKVNQAIAITGYTTNAMARSLRLGRSNMILVVAPDIGDPNFSNILIGLENEARSHGYGVLIGHTQNDAQRGLEYLKFLNSNQAAGLILFTGILPFGHQTMTARLPPSVGVFEPVFNGGIPYVGVDDIAGARKAVDLLIAEGHRKIAFIGDSRTRLAYSRRRMGYEAGLDAANVSPDLRIVFEGDGTIESGRLAVEQLFMRDTLPTAFMCVNDQTAIGVMIGLKARGYDIPGDFSVTGFDDVPQAVFMSPSLTTIRQPRTAIGKHAMSLLIELLSDGQPAETEILLRPDLVVRNSVSAPSRARR, translated from the coding sequence GTGTCTAATTCCACGCCCGCAACCATCGAAGACGTCGCCCGCATTGCCAATGTTTCGATCGCTACGGTCTCGCGGGCAATTCATATGCCTGAAAAGGTCGCGAACTCGACGCGGCTGAAGGTCAATCAGGCGATCGCGATCACCGGTTATACCACCAATGCCATGGCGCGCAGCCTGCGGCTCGGTCGATCGAACATGATCCTCGTCGTCGCACCCGATATCGGCGATCCTAATTTCTCCAACATTCTTATCGGGTTGGAAAATGAGGCGCGCTCGCACGGCTACGGCGTCCTGATCGGCCACACGCAGAACGATGCGCAACGCGGGCTGGAATATCTGAAGTTCCTGAATTCCAACCAGGCGGCGGGCTTGATCCTGTTCACCGGTATCCTGCCCTTCGGACACCAGACGATGACGGCGCGGCTTCCGCCGAGCGTCGGCGTCTTCGAGCCGGTCTTCAACGGCGGCATTCCCTATGTCGGCGTGGACGATATCGCCGGAGCGCGCAAGGCGGTCGACCTTCTGATTGCCGAGGGTCATCGCAAGATTGCATTCATCGGCGATTCGCGCACCCGCCTCGCCTATAGCCGGCGCCGCATGGGCTACGAGGCTGGACTGGATGCCGCCAACGTCAGTCCCGACCTTCGTATCGTATTCGAGGGCGACGGCACCATCGAGAGCGGCAGGCTGGCCGTCGAGCAGCTTTTCATGCGCGACACGCTGCCGACTGCCTTCATGTGTGTCAACGATCAGACGGCCATTGGCGTGATGATCGGGCTGAAAGCGCGCGGCTACGACATTCCCGGGGATTTTTCGGTGACCGGCTTCGACGATGTGCCGCAGGCCGTTTTCATGTCACCCTCGTTGACGACGATCCGGCAGCCGCGAACCGCCATCGGCAAGCATGCAATGTCGCTCCTGATTGAGCTGTTGTCGGACGGCCAGCCGGCTGAGACGGAAATCTTGCTGCGGCCGGATTTGGTGGTGCGCAACTCGGTCTCGGCGCCGTCCCGCGCCCGGCGATAA
- a CDS encoding VOC family protein, with amino-acid sequence MPLGRLVLYARDVDATISFYEKHFGFKPLRQDGDRIVELLAPDGGANLMIHPAGKAQKMGQVLVKLVFDVEDVEAFRAKCAGNGLEFGPLHQADGYAYANAKDPCGNSISISSRAFRR; translated from the coding sequence GTGCCGCTCGGCAGACTCGTCCTTTATGCCCGCGACGTGGACGCGACGATCAGCTTTTACGAGAAGCATTTTGGGTTCAAACCGCTGCGGCAGGACGGCGATCGAATTGTCGAGCTGCTGGCACCGGACGGCGGCGCCAATCTGATGATCCATCCGGCAGGAAAAGCACAGAAAATGGGCCAGGTGCTGGTAAAGCTGGTCTTCGACGTCGAGGATGTGGAAGCCTTTCGCGCCAAATGTGCCGGCAACGGACTTGAGTTCGGCCCCTTGCACCAGGCCGACGGCTATGCGTACGCCAACGCCAAGGACCCCTGCGGAAATTCCATATCCATTTCCAGCCGCGCCTTCCGGCGATAA
- the xylA gene encoding xylose isomerase: MGTGFFGDIKKVKYEGPESTNPLAFRHYNKDEVVLGKRMEDHLRFAVAYWHTFTWPGGDPFGGQTFLRPWFQDTMEAAKLKADVAFEFFTLLGSPYYCFHDADVRPEGKNFAENTRNLNEIVDYFAEKQAETGVKLLWGTANLFSNRRFMSGAATNPDPDVFAFSAATVKTCMDATHKLGGENYVLWGGREGYETLLNTDLKRELDQMGRFLNLVVEYKHKIGFKGTILIEPKPQEPTKHQYDYDVATVYGFLKKNGLENEVKVNIEQGHAILAGHSFEHELALANALGIFGSIDMNRNDYQSGWDTDQFPNNVPEMSLAYYHVLAGGGFKTGGTNFDAKLRRQSLDPEDLIIGHIGGMDCCARGLKAAAKMIEDKALSKPLADRYAGWDSAEGQKLLRGEYSLDQIAQWVESKDINPQPKSGKQELLENIVNRYV; the protein is encoded by the coding sequence ATGGGCACCGGATTTTTTGGTGACATCAAGAAAGTGAAGTACGAAGGGCCTGAGAGCACCAACCCGCTGGCCTTTCGCCACTACAACAAGGATGAAGTGGTTCTTGGCAAGCGCATGGAAGACCATCTGCGTTTTGCCGTTGCCTACTGGCACACCTTCACCTGGCCGGGCGGCGACCCCTTCGGCGGCCAGACCTTTCTGCGCCCCTGGTTCCAGGACACGATGGAAGCGGCCAAGCTGAAGGCTGACGTCGCCTTCGAATTCTTCACCCTGCTCGGCTCGCCCTACTACTGCTTCCATGACGCCGACGTGCGTCCGGAAGGCAAGAATTTCGCCGAGAACACCAGGAACCTCAACGAGATCGTCGATTACTTCGCCGAGAAGCAGGCCGAGACGGGCGTCAAGCTGTTGTGGGGCACGGCGAACCTGTTCTCCAACCGCCGCTTCATGTCAGGTGCCGCCACCAACCCGGATCCGGATGTCTTTGCTTTCTCGGCTGCGACCGTGAAGACCTGCATGGACGCAACGCACAAACTCGGCGGTGAAAACTACGTTCTCTGGGGCGGCCGCGAAGGCTACGAAACCCTTCTCAACACCGACCTGAAGCGTGAGCTGGACCAGATGGGCCGCTTCCTCAACCTTGTGGTCGAGTACAAGCACAAGATCGGCTTCAAGGGCACGATCCTGATCGAGCCGAAGCCGCAGGAGCCGACCAAGCATCAGTATGATTACGACGTCGCGACCGTCTACGGCTTCCTGAAGAAGAATGGCCTTGAAAACGAAGTGAAGGTCAACATCGAGCAGGGCCATGCGATCCTTGCCGGCCATTCCTTCGAGCACGAACTGGCGCTTGCCAACGCGCTCGGCATCTTCGGCTCAATCGACATGAACCGCAACGACTACCAGTCCGGTTGGGACACCGACCAGTTCCCGAACAATGTTCCGGAAATGTCGCTCGCATACTACCACGTGCTGGCAGGCGGCGGCTTCAAGACCGGCGGCACCAACTTCGACGCCAAGCTGCGCCGTCAGTCGCTCGATCCGGAAGATCTGATCATCGGTCACATCGGCGGCATGGATTGCTGCGCCCGTGGCCTCAAGGCCGCTGCCAAGATGATCGAGGACAAGGCGCTCTCCAAGCCGCTCGCCGACCGTTACGCCGGTTGGGATTCGGCTGAAGGCCAGAAGCTGCTGCGCGGCGAATATTCGCTCGATCAGATCGCTCAATGGGTCGAGAGCAAGGACATCAATCCGCAGCCGAAGTCCGGCAAGCAGGAACTGCTGGAAAACATCGTCAATCGTTACGTTTGA
- the xylB gene encoding xylulokinase, whose product MYLGLDLGTSGVKAMLIDGNQKIIGSANGGLDVSRPHPGWSEQEPAHWVRATEEAVAGLKAAHPKELAAVRGIGLSGQMHGATLLDADDKVLRPCILWNDTRSYQEAAALDADPRFRALTGNIVFPGFTAPKLAWVAKHEPDIFAKVRWVLLPKDYLRLWLTGEHMSEMSDSAGTSWLDTGKRKWSSELLAATNLDEKQMPTLVEGTEVAGKLRGELASKWGIAGDVVVAGGAGDNAASACGMGTVSHGAAFVSLGTSGVLFAANGSYLPKPESAVHAFCHALPNTWHQMGVILSATDALNWHSNVTGKSAAELTSELGDALKAPSGVTFLPYLSGERTPHNDAIIRGAFIGLGHESSRAVLTQAVLEGVTFAIRDNLEALRSAGTDIARVTAIGGGSRSRYWLASIATALGVPVDLPADGDFGAAFGAARLGLIAATGADPVAVCTPPETAGTIEPVIALGGAYEDAYKRYRALYPAIKSLSAG is encoded by the coding sequence ATGTATTTGGGTCTTGATCTCGGAACGTCCGGCGTCAAAGCGATGCTGATCGACGGCAACCAGAAGATCATCGGATCGGCCAATGGCGGGCTCGACGTGTCGCGGCCGCATCCGGGCTGGTCGGAACAGGAGCCGGCGCACTGGGTTCGTGCCACCGAGGAGGCGGTTGCTGGCCTGAAGGCAGCGCACCCGAAGGAGCTGGCTGCCGTGCGCGGCATCGGTCTGTCCGGCCAGATGCATGGCGCGACGCTGCTCGATGCGGATGACAAGGTTCTGCGTCCCTGCATCCTCTGGAACGACACGCGCAGCTATCAGGAAGCCGCCGCCCTCGATGCCGATCCGCGCTTTCGCGCCTTGACCGGCAATATCGTTTTCCCCGGCTTCACCGCGCCGAAGCTCGCCTGGGTCGCCAAGCATGAGCCTGACATTTTCGCCAAAGTGCGCTGGGTGCTGCTTCCGAAGGATTATCTGCGCCTGTGGCTGACGGGCGAGCACATGTCGGAAATGTCCGACTCCGCCGGCACGTCCTGGCTGGATACCGGCAAGCGCAAGTGGTCTTCCGAGCTGCTCGCCGCTACCAATCTTGATGAAAAGCAGATGCCGACGCTGGTGGAAGGCACCGAAGTCGCCGGCAAGCTGCGCGGCGAGCTGGCATCGAAGTGGGGTATCGCCGGCGACGTCGTCGTGGCCGGCGGGGCAGGGGACAATGCCGCCTCGGCCTGCGGCATGGGCACGGTCAGCCATGGCGCCGCCTTTGTCTCGCTCGGTACTTCCGGCGTGCTCTTTGCTGCCAACGGCTCCTACCTGCCGAAGCCGGAAAGCGCCGTTCATGCCTTCTGCCATGCGCTGCCGAACACATGGCATCAGATGGGCGTCATCCTGTCGGCGACCGATGCGTTGAACTGGCATTCGAATGTCACCGGCAAATCCGCCGCCGAACTGACCAGCGAATTGGGGGATGCGCTGAAGGCACCGTCTGGCGTCACCTTCCTTCCCTATCTTTCCGGCGAACGCACCCCGCATAATGATGCGATCATCCGTGGTGCTTTCATCGGTCTCGGCCATGAGAGCAGCCGTGCCGTCCTCACCCAGGCGGTGCTCGAAGGCGTCACCTTTGCCATTCGCGACAATCTCGAAGCGCTGCGCTCGGCGGGAACCGATATCGCCCGCGTTACCGCCATCGGCGGCGGCTCGCGTTCGCGCTACTGGCTGGCTTCGATCGCGACGGCGCTCGGCGTTCCCGTCGATTTGCCGGCCGACGGCGATTTCGGAGCCGCTTTTGGCGCTGCCCGTCTCGGCCTGATCGCGGCAACCGGCGCCGATCCGGTCGCGGTCTGCACGCCGCCGGAAACCGCCGGCACGATCGAACCGGTCATAGCGCTGGGCGGTGCTTACGAGGATGCCTACAAGCGTTACCGCGCGCTTTATCCGGCGATCAAGTCGCTGAGCGCCGGCTAA
- a CDS encoding LacI family DNA-binding transcriptional regulator, with the protein MRPTVYDIAAAAGVSLATVDRVLNRRPGVRLVTREKVEAAIRDIGYVRDVAAANLAKGRVYPLVFILPTGDNSFMNGLYAEVRQAMMRSTFDRTEIRIVEVPAFDAPALVAALDALQGLNLAGVALVATDAPEVRAAVDRLVAARIPVVTLVSDLTDSTRHHYAGVDNIAAGRTAARLLGRFLGGQKGDVTVLAGSMLVRDHRERLEGFSSVMAEEFPQLRLLPVLEGRDDPEIANTLVSETLSGSNSIIGVYSLGAGNRGLLRALKETGQGRGLTVVVHELTEHTRAALQEGTIDAVLNQDAGHEVRSAIRVMKATADGQDVIAGQERIRLDIFLKDNLP; encoded by the coding sequence ATGAGACCCACCGTTTACGACATCGCCGCTGCTGCGGGCGTCAGCCTCGCGACCGTGGATCGCGTGCTGAACCGGCGCCCGGGCGTGCGTCTCGTGACGCGCGAGAAGGTGGAAGCGGCAATTCGCGACATCGGCTATGTCCGCGACGTGGCGGCAGCCAATCTTGCCAAGGGCCGCGTCTATCCGCTCGTCTTCATCCTGCCGACCGGCGACAATTCCTTCATGAACGGGCTCTATGCCGAGGTGCGTCAGGCGATGATGCGCTCGACCTTCGATCGCACCGAGATTCGCATCGTCGAGGTGCCCGCCTTCGACGCGCCGGCGCTGGTTGCCGCGCTAGACGCGCTGCAGGGACTGAATCTCGCCGGCGTGGCTTTGGTGGCGACCGATGCGCCGGAGGTCCGCGCCGCCGTCGACCGACTGGTGGCGGCACGAATTCCTGTAGTCACGCTCGTTTCCGATCTCACCGACTCCACCCGGCACCACTATGCTGGCGTCGACAATATTGCTGCGGGCCGGACGGCTGCCCGGCTGCTCGGCCGTTTTCTCGGCGGGCAGAAAGGCGATGTCACCGTTCTCGCCGGCTCCATGTTGGTGCGCGACCATCGGGAGCGTCTGGAAGGATTTTCCTCCGTCATGGCGGAGGAATTTCCGCAACTGCGCCTGCTGCCGGTGCTGGAAGGCCGCGACGATCCGGAAATCGCCAACACGCTCGTCTCGGAAACGCTTTCCGGCAGCAACAGCATCATCGGCGTCTATAGTCTCGGCGCCGGCAATCGCGGTCTGCTCAGGGCGCTGAAGGAGACAGGGCAGGGGCGCGGGCTGACGGTCGTCGTCCACGAATTGACGGAACATACACGCGCAGCGCTGCAGGAGGGCACCATCGATGCCGTTCTCAACCAGGACGCCGGCCATGAGGTGCGCAGTGCCATCCGCGTCATGAAGGCGACGGCGGACGGCCAGGATGTCATCGCCGGCCAGGAGCGCATCCGCCTCGACATTTTCTTGAAGGACAATCTGCCCTGA